In a genomic window of Amycolatopsis japonica:
- a CDS encoding SRPBCC family protein yields the protein MAEQSTQSIEVDAEPERVMAVIADFPAYPEWAKAVRETEVLGEDADGRAKQVKLTLDAGPIKDVYTLEYDWDADGNGVSWHLVKGQMQKAQNGRYALEALGAGRTKVTYTLSVELALPMIGLLRRKAEKMVMDTALKELKKRAEAS from the coding sequence ATGGCCGAGCAGTCCACGCAATCCATCGAGGTCGACGCCGAGCCCGAGCGGGTCATGGCCGTCATCGCCGACTTTCCCGCGTACCCGGAATGGGCCAAGGCCGTCCGGGAGACCGAGGTGCTCGGCGAGGACGCCGACGGCCGCGCCAAGCAGGTGAAACTCACCCTCGACGCCGGCCCCATCAAGGACGTGTACACCCTCGAGTACGACTGGGACGCCGACGGCAACGGAGTCAGCTGGCACCTGGTCAAGGGGCAGATGCAGAAGGCCCAGAACGGCCGCTACGCCCTCGAAGCGCTGGGCGCCGGACGCACCAAGGTGACGTATACGCTGTCCGTCGAGCTGGCGCTGCCGATGATCGGGCTGCTGCGCCGCAAGGCCGAGAAGATGGTCATGGACACCGCGCTCAAGGAGCTCAAGAAGCGCGCTGAAGCATCCTGA
- a CDS encoding ROK family protein, translated as MDVGGTSVRAGVVDEHGSLMDTARVGTPSGEDALEDAIAGVVEDLRNRHDVSGVGLAVAGFVAKDRRTVMFAPHLSWRAAPVAERIEKRVGLPVTLEHDVNAAAVGEYRFGAARGAHVAALIALGTGIGAGLLLDGKIYRGAYGVAPELGHLTVVPGGRPCPCGKYGCWERYCSGTALAATAVELLARHPGRSTVLARETRGDPGSVTGRRVAGAARDGDPIAQRAMTELAKWLAEGLALVADVFDPELIVIGGGVSESAPLFLDEAREHYADKITGAGHRPLARIRAAHHGDDSAIVGAAALAVDAAKAPGAEIGVTR; from the coding sequence GTGGACGTCGGGGGCACGAGTGTGCGCGCCGGCGTGGTGGACGAGCACGGCTCGCTGATGGACACCGCCAGGGTCGGGACGCCCAGCGGGGAGGACGCGCTCGAAGACGCCATCGCCGGCGTCGTCGAAGACCTCCGTAACCGGCACGACGTGTCCGGGGTCGGGCTCGCGGTCGCCGGGTTCGTCGCGAAGGACCGGCGCACGGTGATGTTCGCGCCGCATCTGTCCTGGCGTGCCGCGCCGGTCGCCGAGCGCATCGAGAAGCGGGTCGGCCTGCCGGTGACCCTGGAGCACGACGTGAACGCCGCCGCGGTCGGCGAATACCGCTTCGGGGCCGCCCGCGGCGCTCATGTCGCCGCGCTGATCGCCCTCGGTACCGGGATCGGCGCGGGACTGCTGCTCGACGGCAAGATCTACCGGGGCGCGTACGGCGTCGCGCCGGAACTCGGGCACCTGACCGTCGTCCCCGGCGGCAGGCCCTGCCCGTGCGGGAAATACGGCTGCTGGGAACGCTACTGCAGCGGGACGGCGCTCGCGGCGACGGCGGTGGAGCTGCTCGCGCGGCATCCCGGCCGTTCGACCGTGCTGGCGCGCGAGACCAGGGGAGACCCCGGTTCGGTCACCGGCCGCCGCGTCGCCGGGGCCGCCCGCGACGGCGACCCGATCGCCCAGCGCGCGATGACCGAGCTGGCGAAATGGCTGGCCGAGGGGCTGGCGCTGGTCGCCGACGTCTTCGATCCCGAGCTCATCGTGATCGGTGGCGGCGTGTCCGAATCGGCTCCGCTGTTCCTCGACGAGGCCCGCGAGCACTACGCGGACAAGATCACCGGCGCCGGTCACCGGCCGCTGGCGCGGATCCGGGCCGCGCACCACGGTGACGATTCGGCGATCGTCGGTGCCGCCGCACTCGCCGTCGACGCGGCGAAGGCTCCCGGCGCCGAGATCGGTGTGACACGCTGA
- a CDS encoding metallophosphoesterase family protein: MRVHVVSDVHGNADALKRAGDGADALIVLGDLLDFVDYREHDKGIMGALFGAEKVGEFARLRREGTRDETVAFSRSLWATLADPAAAVGEAIHDQYGVLFGALTAPTFATPGNVDDPSLWPEFAGDGITVLDGEVAEFGGLRFGFIGGALLPPNVVPRRNGFWRPYLRTREEYDVAVAGLENVDVLCTHIPPAVPELTYDVIARRSEIGSAALVDLIREQRPRWSVFGHVHQPLTPRTRLGRTECRNVGHFKETAQPYVLRW, translated from the coding sequence ATGCGGGTTCACGTGGTGTCGGACGTGCACGGCAACGCCGACGCGCTCAAACGCGCGGGCGACGGCGCCGACGCGCTGATCGTTCTCGGCGACCTGCTGGACTTCGTCGACTACCGCGAGCACGACAAGGGCATCATGGGCGCGCTGTTCGGCGCCGAGAAGGTCGGCGAGTTCGCGCGCCTGCGGCGCGAGGGCACTCGTGATGAGACCGTTGCCTTCTCGCGATCGTTGTGGGCCACTTTGGCCGATCCCGCGGCCGCCGTCGGCGAGGCGATCCACGACCAGTACGGCGTCCTGTTCGGCGCGCTGACCGCGCCGACGTTCGCGACCCCCGGCAACGTCGACGACCCCTCGCTGTGGCCCGAATTCGCCGGCGACGGCATCACCGTCCTCGACGGAGAGGTCGCCGAGTTCGGCGGCCTGCGCTTCGGGTTCATCGGCGGCGCGCTGCTCCCGCCGAACGTGGTCCCGCGCCGCAACGGCTTCTGGCGGCCGTACCTGCGCACCCGCGAGGAGTACGACGTCGCGGTCGCCGGGCTGGAGAACGTCGACGTCCTGTGCACCCACATTCCGCCGGCCGTCCCGGAACTGACCTACGACGTGATCGCGCGGCGGTCCGAGATCGGCTCGGCGGCGCTGGTGGACCTCATCCGCGAGCAGCGGCCGCGCTGGTCGGTCTTCGGGCACGTCCACCAGCCGCTGACCCCGCGGACGCGGCTCGGCAGGACCGAATGCCGTAACGTCGGTCACTTCAAAGAGACGGCACAGCCGTACGTGCTTCGCTGGTGA
- a CDS encoding AMP-dependent synthetase/ligase, which produces MREYSAPAANPVTDDENLADVVWANAERFSDVVSFRRQVDGTWLDVTAKDFAAQVLAVAKGMAQAGIAPGDRIGLMSKTRYEWTLIDFAIWAAGAVTVPIYDTSSAEQVHWILSDSAAKGVFVETDEHLATLESVKGRLDGLEHTWQIDAAAVDHLTEQGAELSDDDLHERRRTVKAGDLATIVYTSGTTGRPKGVELTHRNLLAEIRADIAAFPQLMEQGNSLLVFLPLAHVLARAIAVTALSARVTLGHTSDVKNLVADLGTFRPTFVVAVPRVFEKVYNSAKQKAHGDGKGKIFDAAEATAVAYSQAQDTGGAGLGLKVKHALFDKLVFSKLRAALGGRCVAAVSGGAPLGVRLAHFFRGIGVPVFEGYGLTETSAAACVGTQDGFRVGTVGRPVAGTSVRIADDGEILLKGDVVFGGYFNNPEATAEALEDGWFHTGDLGELDNDGFLKITGRKKEIIVTAGGKNVAPSGLEDTIKASPLVSQAMVVGDQRPFIGALITIDEEYFPSWKSQHGKPSDASVSDLADDAELRAEIQTAVDQANSAVSQAEAIKKFTILSKDFTEAGGEITPSLKLKRNIVNKNYATDIEALYKK; this is translated from the coding sequence GTGCGCGAATACAGCGCCCCCGCCGCCAATCCGGTGACAGACGACGAGAATCTCGCCGACGTCGTCTGGGCGAACGCGGAGCGGTTCTCCGATGTCGTGAGTTTCCGCCGCCAGGTCGACGGTACCTGGTTGGACGTCACCGCCAAAGACTTCGCCGCCCAGGTTCTGGCCGTGGCCAAGGGAATGGCCCAGGCGGGCATCGCACCGGGCGACCGGATCGGGCTCATGTCCAAGACCCGCTACGAATGGACCCTGATCGACTTCGCGATCTGGGCCGCCGGCGCGGTCACCGTCCCGATCTACGACACCTCGTCGGCCGAGCAGGTGCACTGGATCCTCTCGGACTCGGCCGCGAAGGGCGTGTTCGTCGAGACCGACGAGCACCTCGCGACGCTGGAGTCCGTGAAGGGCCGCCTCGACGGGCTCGAGCACACCTGGCAGATCGACGCCGCCGCCGTCGACCACCTCACCGAGCAGGGCGCCGAGCTGAGCGACGACGACCTGCACGAGCGCCGCCGCACGGTGAAGGCCGGCGACCTGGCCACGATCGTGTACACCTCGGGCACGACCGGCCGCCCCAAGGGCGTCGAGCTGACCCACCGGAACCTCCTCGCCGAGATCCGCGCCGACATCGCCGCGTTCCCGCAGCTGATGGAGCAGGGCAACTCGCTGCTGGTGTTCCTGCCGCTCGCGCACGTCCTCGCCCGCGCCATCGCGGTGACCGCGCTGAGCGCGCGAGTGACCCTCGGGCACACCTCGGACGTCAAGAACCTCGTCGCCGACCTCGGCACCTTCCGGCCGACGTTCGTCGTCGCCGTGCCGCGCGTGTTCGAGAAGGTCTACAACAGCGCGAAGCAGAAGGCGCACGGCGACGGCAAGGGCAAGATCTTCGACGCCGCCGAAGCCACCGCGGTCGCGTACAGCCAGGCTCAGGACACCGGCGGTGCCGGACTGGGTCTCAAGGTCAAGCACGCGCTGTTCGACAAGCTGGTGTTCAGCAAGCTCCGCGCGGCCCTCGGCGGCCGGTGCGTCGCCGCGGTGTCCGGCGGTGCCCCGCTCGGCGTGCGGCTGGCGCATTTCTTCCGCGGCATCGGCGTCCCGGTGTTCGAGGGCTACGGCCTGACCGAGACCTCCGCGGCGGCCTGCGTCGGCACGCAGGACGGGTTCCGCGTCGGCACCGTGGGCCGCCCGGTCGCCGGCACCTCGGTCCGGATCGCCGACGACGGCGAGATCCTGCTGAAGGGCGACGTCGTGTTCGGCGGCTACTTCAACAACCCCGAGGCGACCGCCGAAGCGCTGGAAGACGGCTGGTTCCACACCGGCGACCTCGGCGAACTGGACAACGACGGCTTCCTGAAGATCACCGGGCGCAAGAAGGAGATCATCGTCACGGCGGGCGGCAAGAACGTCGCCCCGTCCGGGCTCGAGGACACCATCAAGGCCAGCCCGCTGGTCAGCCAGGCGATGGTCGTCGGCGACCAGCGGCCGTTCATCGGCGCGCTGATCACCATCGACGAGGAGTACTTCCCGTCGTGGAAGTCGCAGCACGGCAAGCCTTCCGACGCGTCGGTGTCCGACCTGGCCGACGACGCCGAACTGCGCGCCGAGATCCAGACGGCCGTCGATCAGGCCAACAGCGCGGTTTCGCAGGCCGAGGCGATCAAGAAGTTCACGATCCTCTCGAAGGACTTCACCGAGGCGGGCGGGGAGATCACGCCGAGCCTGAAGCTGAAGCGCAACATCGTGAACAAGAACTACGCGACCGACATCGAGGCCCTGTACAAGAAGTAG
- a CDS encoding ArsA family ATPase, translating into MRILLFTGKGGVGKTTLAAATAAALAGRGRKTLVVSTDPAHSLGDAFGRPLGGEPSEVDTLLHAAQIDTRGLVDSTWRELRRELQTALAGVGLDSLDAEELTVVPGVDELLALTEVQRLAEHGPWETVVVDCGPTAETLRLLALPEAVSGYLSRMFKPGARRTAAAVRRLGAHLESLRTLLTDPATTTVRLVLTPERVVVAEARRTLSSLALRGILVDGLIVNRLMPAPGFWRGAAATWMRTRRTQQNAVLAELADAGFGPTQVKPVEHRAVEPVGLEALQEIAYELYQGLDPLAGNEKGVTPLLQVSESDDGYELRIAVPLHLDSEVDLARVDDDLAVTVDGFRRLIALPEMLRPCRITGAESDAHGLVVSLAGNRGPG; encoded by the coding sequence ATGCGGATCCTGCTGTTCACCGGCAAGGGGGGTGTCGGCAAGACCACGCTGGCCGCGGCGACGGCGGCGGCACTGGCCGGGCGGGGCAGGAAGACGCTCGTGGTCTCGACCGACCCGGCGCATTCCCTCGGTGACGCCTTCGGCCGCCCGCTCGGCGGCGAACCGTCCGAAGTGGACACGCTGCTCCACGCCGCCCAGATCGACACCCGCGGCCTCGTCGACAGCACCTGGCGCGAACTCCGGCGGGAACTGCAGACCGCGCTCGCGGGAGTGGGTCTCGACTCGCTCGACGCCGAAGAGCTCACCGTGGTGCCCGGCGTCGACGAGCTCCTCGCCCTCACCGAGGTCCAGCGCCTCGCCGAGCACGGTCCCTGGGAGACGGTCGTCGTCGACTGCGGGCCGACCGCGGAAACCCTGCGGCTGCTGGCTTTGCCCGAAGCGGTCTCCGGCTATCTGTCGCGGATGTTCAAACCGGGCGCGCGGCGCACGGCGGCCGCGGTGCGGCGGCTCGGCGCGCATCTGGAGTCGCTGCGCACGCTGCTGACCGATCCGGCCACCACCACCGTGCGGCTCGTGCTGACACCGGAGCGCGTCGTCGTCGCCGAAGCCCGCCGCACCCTCAGTTCCCTTGCCCTGCGCGGGATCCTGGTCGACGGCCTGATCGTCAACCGGCTCATGCCCGCGCCCGGGTTCTGGCGCGGCGCCGCGGCCACCTGGATGCGGACCCGCCGCACGCAGCAGAACGCCGTCCTCGCCGAACTCGCCGACGCGGGTTTCGGGCCGACGCAGGTGAAGCCCGTCGAGCATCGCGCCGTCGAGCCGGTGGGGCTCGAGGCGTTGCAGGAAATCGCGTACGAGCTCTATCAGGGGCTGGACCCCTTGGCGGGGAACGAAAAAGGTGTGACCCCGCTGCTGCAGGTGTCCGAATCGGACGACGGCTACGAGCTGCGGATCGCGGTGCCCTTGCACCTCGATTCCGAAGTGGACCTGGCCAGAGTGGACGATGATCTCGCCGTCACCGTGGACGGTTTCCGGCGGCTGATCGCGCTGCCGGAGATGTTGCGCCCGTGCCGGATCACCGGTGCGGAATCCGACGCGCACGGCCTGGTCGTGAGCCTGGCCGGGAACCGGGGACCCGGGTGA
- a CDS encoding MCE family protein — MITRKIRIQLAVFVVIAVVSVVYAGGNYAGLDRLFGTRGYLVTAQLVDSGGIFVNAEVSYRGVAVGKVASMTLTEHGIDLGLDIDSGAPKIPADTKAAVANRSAVGEQYVDLLPMHENGPYLTEGSVIKRDKTSIPLAPDTVLSNLDKLVSSVKPESLRTVVDETYEAFANAGPDLRQLLNSTGSLTATATQYLPDTQGLLANSRTVLDTQRRQADNITQFSSGLKTIAAQLKTSDPDLRRVIDEAPKLSRQISDVLAVSGTDLGVLFANTLTTAQITSTRTDAIEELLVAYPIISAFSRSTSPDGTGHLGVVFNFFDPVSCTKGYEGTKQRPANDTTEAPVNTQAYCAEPPGSPTGVRGSQNAPYAGKPPAVPERPKQTPQAAESAQLPGVLSLLTGSAPGGLGALLGGK, encoded by the coding sequence GTGATCACGCGCAAGATCAGGATCCAGCTGGCGGTGTTCGTCGTCATCGCGGTGGTTTCGGTCGTCTACGCGGGCGGCAACTACGCCGGGCTGGACCGGCTCTTCGGCACCCGCGGCTACCTCGTCACCGCGCAGCTCGTGGACTCCGGCGGGATCTTCGTCAACGCCGAGGTCTCCTACCGTGGCGTCGCGGTCGGCAAGGTCGCGTCGATGACGCTCACCGAACACGGCATCGACCTCGGCCTCGACATCGATTCGGGCGCGCCGAAGATCCCCGCGGACACCAAGGCCGCGGTCGCGAACCGGTCGGCGGTGGGGGAGCAGTACGTCGATCTGCTGCCCATGCACGAAAACGGGCCGTACCTCACCGAGGGTTCGGTCATCAAACGCGACAAGACCTCGATCCCGCTCGCGCCGGACACCGTGCTGTCCAATTTGGACAAACTGGTGTCGAGTGTGAAGCCGGAATCGTTGCGGACCGTCGTCGACGAGACCTACGAGGCGTTCGCGAACGCCGGCCCGGATCTGCGGCAGCTGCTGAACAGCACCGGCTCGCTCACCGCGACCGCGACGCAGTACCTGCCCGACACCCAAGGCCTGCTCGCCAACTCGCGGACCGTGCTGGACACCCAGCGGCGGCAGGCGGACAACATCACGCAGTTCTCCAGCGGGCTCAAGACGATCGCCGCGCAGCTGAAGACGTCCGACCCGGACCTGCGGCGCGTGATCGACGAGGCACCGAAGCTGAGCCGCCAGATCAGCGACGTGCTCGCGGTGTCCGGGACCGACCTCGGAGTGCTGTTCGCGAACACGCTCACGACCGCCCAGATCACCTCCACCCGTACCGACGCCATCGAGGAACTCCTGGTCGCGTACCCGATCATCTCGGCGTTCTCGCGCTCGACGTCGCCGGACGGCACCGGCCACCTCGGCGTCGTGTTCAACTTCTTCGACCCGGTCTCGTGCACGAAGGGCTACGAGGGCACGAAACAGCGTCCCGCGAACGACACCACCGAAGCGCCGGTGAACACCCAGGCGTACTGCGCCGAGCCGCCAGGAAGCCCCACAGGCGTGCGAGGCTCGCAGAACGCCCCGTACGCCGGGAAGCCGCCGGCGGTCCCGGAGCGGCCGAAGCAGACCCCGCAGGCGGCGGAATCCGCCCAGCTGCCGGGGGTGCTGAGCCTGCTCACCGGATCCGCGCCCGGCGGGCTCGGCGCGTTGCTGGGCGGGAAGTGA
- a CDS encoding ferritin-like domain-containing protein: protein MFGKPFVRTLISRSAENRTDRRRFLKAAGAAGLGVVGATYLGVQATSSASATGDAAAAEGAPSDAAVLNFALNLEYLEAEFYSFAVHGRGLPDDLTGGVGTQGGVSGGKKVMFHDKALHQFAKEIAGDEVAHVKFLRGALGEAAVSRPEIDLKDSFTAAAKAAGLISGYQQFDPFANEKNFLLAAFLFEDVGVTAYKGAAPLITNKTFLDAAAGILAAEAYHAATIRTALFDRELGDAAAKISNARDALDGPGDDDQGVLLGNQANIVPTDHNGICFGRGADRVLNVVYLNPGAVKEGGFFPKGVNGDIVASGGA, encoded by the coding sequence GTGTTCGGAAAGCCCTTCGTTCGTACCCTGATCTCCCGCAGCGCGGAGAACCGCACGGATCGCCGCCGGTTCCTGAAGGCCGCGGGCGCGGCGGGGCTCGGTGTCGTCGGCGCGACCTACCTCGGGGTCCAGGCCACTTCGTCGGCTTCGGCCACGGGTGACGCCGCTGCCGCCGAGGGTGCTCCCAGTGACGCCGCCGTTCTCAATTTCGCGCTCAACCTGGAGTACCTCGAAGCCGAGTTCTACTCCTTCGCCGTCCACGGCCGCGGGCTGCCGGACGACCTCACCGGTGGCGTCGGCACTCAGGGCGGCGTCTCCGGTGGCAAGAAAGTGATGTTCCACGACAAGGCGCTGCACCAGTTCGCGAAGGAGATCGCGGGCGACGAGGTCGCGCACGTCAAATTCCTGCGCGGCGCGCTGGGCGAGGCCGCGGTGTCGCGGCCCGAGATCGACCTCAAGGACAGCTTCACCGCCGCGGCCAAGGCGGCCGGGCTGATCAGCGGGTACCAGCAGTTCGACCCGTTCGCCAACGAGAAGAACTTCCTGCTCGCGGCGTTCCTGTTCGAGGACGTCGGCGTGACGGCCTACAAGGGTGCCGCGCCGCTGATCACCAACAAGACGTTCCTCGACGCGGCCGCCGGCATCCTGGCCGCCGAGGCCTACCACGCCGCCACCATCCGGACCGCGCTGTTCGACCGGGAACTCGGCGACGCGGCCGCCAAGATCTCCAACGCGCGCGACGCCCTCGACGGTCCCGGCGACGACGACCAGGGTGTCCTGCTCGGCAACCAGGCCAACATCGTGCCGACCGACCACAACGGCATCTGCTTCGGCCGCGGCGCCGACCGGGTGCTGAACGTCGTCTACCTGAACCCGGGTGCGGTGAAGGAGGGCGGGTTCTTCCCCAAGGGCGTCAACGGCGACATCGTCGCCAGCGGCGGCGCGTGA
- a CDS encoding FAD-dependent oxidoreductase, whose translation MKAVIIGGGVSGTVTAMALRRAGIEASVHEAHPSGGEDAGAFLTIMHNGMDALRAIGAEAPVIDISFGAVGLELVTPDGQTVERRSFDIEGLAGPRTMTRASLYRALQDEAISRGITFERGKRLVSASPGIARFEDGSAAEGDILIGADGLRSVVRTIIDPDCPPPRSTGLDVVYGYTTDTNIPQAPSLYRMIQSLHAYFGYTSTPDGSTYWFARLPTAEGVRSGLTPAEWRAAAFAAFDGEPLPAAEIIRSTGDDVFGGHSYDVPSTPVWFNSTMVLVGDAAHAASPAAGQGASMALEDSVVLAQCLRDLPDAPTAFAAYERLRRARVEELVAGSAAVSSGTTSDRDRNWLYRHHIDWDEKIG comes from the coding sequence GTGAAAGCAGTGATCATCGGCGGCGGCGTCTCCGGCACGGTGACCGCGATGGCGTTGCGCCGGGCCGGGATCGAGGCGAGCGTCCACGAGGCGCATCCGTCCGGCGGCGAGGACGCGGGCGCGTTCCTGACGATCATGCACAACGGCATGGACGCCCTGCGCGCGATCGGCGCCGAGGCACCGGTGATCGACATTTCGTTCGGCGCGGTGGGTTTGGAACTCGTGACGCCCGACGGGCAGACCGTCGAACGACGTTCCTTCGATATCGAAGGCCTCGCCGGTCCGCGCACGATGACGCGGGCGTCGCTTTACCGTGCGCTGCAGGACGAGGCGATCTCGCGCGGGATCACCTTCGAGCGCGGGAAACGGCTGGTTTCCGCCTCGCCGGGGATCGCGCGGTTCGAGGACGGTTCCGCGGCCGAAGGCGACATCCTGATCGGCGCCGACGGCCTGCGTTCGGTCGTCCGGACGATCATCGACCCGGACTGCCCGCCGCCGCGTTCGACGGGCCTCGACGTCGTCTACGGCTACACGACCGACACGAACATCCCGCAGGCGCCTTCCCTCTATCGGATGATTCAGAGCCTGCACGCCTACTTCGGTTACACGAGCACTCCCGACGGCTCGACGTACTGGTTCGCGCGGCTTCCCACGGCCGAGGGAGTGCGCTCCGGCCTGACACCGGCCGAATGGCGCGCGGCCGCTTTCGCCGCCTTCGACGGGGAACCGTTGCCCGCCGCGGAAATCATCCGGTCGACGGGCGACGACGTGTTCGGCGGTCACTCCTACGACGTGCCGTCGACACCGGTGTGGTTCAACTCGACGATGGTGCTCGTCGGCGACGCGGCGCACGCGGCCTCGCCCGCCGCCGGGCAGGGCGCGTCGATGGCGCTGGAGGACAGTGTCGTACTGGCCCAGTGTTTGCGGGATCTTCCCGATGCGCCAACGGCTTTCGCGGCCTATGAGCGGCTGCGGCGGGCGCGGGTGGAGGAGCTGGTGGCGGGCAGCGCTGCGGTGTCCTCGGGAACGACTTCCGACCGGGACCGGAATTGGCTTTACCGGCACCACATCGACTGGGACGAGAAGATCGGCTGA
- a CDS encoding aminotransferase class I/II-fold pyridoxal phosphate-dependent enzyme — protein MTTAPVDVESARRDYAALVDRGLSLDITRGKPSPRQLDLADGLLALPGDVRKAEDGTDVRNYGGLKGLPELRRIFAGPLQVPADQLLAAGNSSLELMHDSIVQAFLSKLPGAERRWADEPSVKFLCPVPGYDRHFALAERFGIELIQVPLTETGPDMAVVERLVAEDAAVKGIWCVPKYSNPTGVTYSDDTVRRLATMTTAAPDFRIFWDNAYAVHHLTEDEAQLADLLALATEAGNADRVFVFGSTSKVTYAGGGVGFFGASEANLAWWTGLIGKRTIGPDKVNQLRHAQFLRDEDGVREHMRKHAELIGPKFAAVDEILTKELGESGLASWTKPTGGYFISLTVPSGTAKEVVRLAKEAGIALTPAGATHPYGDDPEDAVIRIAPTYPELAEVEEAIRGLAVCVRLAAATKN, from the coding sequence ATGACCACTGCACCTGTCGATGTCGAGAGCGCCCGCCGCGACTACGCGGCCCTCGTCGACCGTGGCCTCTCCCTGGACATCACCCGCGGCAAGCCGTCCCCTCGCCAGCTGGACCTCGCCGACGGGCTGCTCGCCCTCCCCGGAGACGTGCGCAAGGCCGAGGACGGCACGGACGTCCGCAACTACGGCGGCCTCAAGGGCCTGCCCGAACTCCGCCGCATCTTCGCCGGGCCGCTGCAGGTCCCGGCCGACCAGCTGCTGGCCGCGGGCAACTCCAGCCTGGAGCTCATGCACGACTCGATCGTGCAGGCCTTCCTCAGCAAGCTGCCGGGCGCCGAGCGCCGCTGGGCCGACGAGCCGAGCGTCAAGTTCCTCTGCCCCGTGCCGGGCTACGACCGCCACTTCGCGCTGGCCGAGCGTTTCGGGATCGAGCTGATCCAGGTGCCGCTCACCGAGACCGGCCCGGACATGGCGGTCGTCGAGCGTCTCGTCGCCGAGGACGCCGCGGTCAAGGGCATCTGGTGCGTGCCGAAGTACAGCAACCCGACCGGTGTCACCTACAGCGACGACACCGTGCGCCGCCTGGCGACGATGACCACGGCCGCCCCGGACTTCCGGATCTTCTGGGACAACGCCTACGCCGTGCACCACCTCACCGAGGACGAGGCGCAGCTGGCCGACCTGCTCGCGCTGGCCACCGAGGCGGGCAACGCCGACCGCGTGTTCGTCTTCGGCTCCACCTCGAAGGTCACCTACGCGGGTGGCGGCGTCGGCTTCTTCGGTGCGTCCGAGGCGAACCTGGCCTGGTGGACCGGCCTCATCGGCAAGCGGACCATCGGCCCGGACAAGGTCAACCAGCTCCGTCACGCGCAGTTCCTGCGCGACGAGGACGGCGTCCGCGAGCACATGCGCAAGCACGCCGAGCTCATCGGGCCGAAGTTCGCGGCCGTCGACGAGATCCTCACCAAGGAACTCGGCGAATCGGGCCTCGCGTCCTGGACCAAGCCGACCGGCGGGTACTTCATCTCGCTGACCGTGCCGTCGGGGACCGCCAAGGAGGTCGTGCGGCTGGCCAAGGAGGCGGGTATCGCCCTGACCCCGGCCGGCGCGACCCACCCGTACGGCGACGACCCCGAGGACGCCGTCATCCGCATCGCGCCGACGTACCCCGAGCTGGCCGAGGTGGAAGAGGCCATCCGCGGTCTCGCGGTCTGCGTCCGCCTTGCCGCGGCGACGAAGAACTAA